In Nonomuraea sp. NBC_00507, the following are encoded in one genomic region:
- a CDS encoding class I SAM-dependent methyltransferase translates to MLMNQVETLMVNNPIRRALQRWYETPLLIRLGGRTPGGRVAEIGCGSGYGTKLILDQFGAAHVDAVDLDPAMIRRARQRLVRYAGRVRLAVGDATDLRAAFDAEDGAY, encoded by the coding sequence ATGCTCATGAATCAGGTTGAAACCTTAATGGTCAACAACCCAATCCGACGAGCCCTGCAGCGGTGGTACGAAACGCCGCTTCTGATCCGGCTGGGCGGTCGTACTCCGGGTGGGCGGGTAGCGGAGATTGGCTGTGGAAGCGGCTACGGCACCAAGCTCATCCTTGACCAGTTCGGTGCCGCTCACGTGGACGCGGTCGATCTGGACCCCGCGATGATCCGGCGGGCCCGGCAGCGGCTGGTGCGCTACGCCGGGCGGGTGCGTCTCGCGGTGGGGGACGCGACGGACCTTCGCGCCGCATTCGACGCCGAAGACGGTGCCTACTGA
- a CDS encoding cupin domain-containing protein, with protein sequence MSTDQAHAHHLENPDKSGPPPKIDVVGTVPGAPPAPEGAEAMTLLVTLPPNSPGAPPHRHSGPAYGYVIKGAVNFELEGEPARVLRPGDAFWEPGGDVIHYQDGNHLADEESAFVVTMFCAPGQPMLIPVSPEELEARRDRRAPQS encoded by the coding sequence ATGAGCACCGATCAAGCGCACGCTCACCACCTGGAGAACCCCGACAAGAGCGGGCCACCGCCGAAGATCGACGTCGTCGGCACCGTGCCGGGGGCGCCGCCTGCGCCGGAGGGGGCCGAGGCGATGACGCTCCTGGTCACGTTGCCGCCGAACAGCCCTGGTGCGCCGCCGCACCGGCACTCGGGGCCCGCTTACGGGTACGTGATCAAGGGCGCCGTCAACTTCGAGCTCGAAGGCGAACCCGCGCGGGTTCTCCGGCCTGGTGACGCGTTCTGGGAGCCCGGTGGGGACGTGATCCACTACCAGGACGGCAACCACCTCGCTGATGAGGAGTCGGCGTTCGTGGTGACGATGTTCTGCGCGCCTGGGCAGCCGATGTTGATCCCGGTCAGCCCGGAGGAGTTGGAGGCTCGGCGAGACCGTCGCGCACCGCAGTCATGA
- a CDS encoding PLP-dependent cysteine synthase family protein, producing the protein MNTTHRRQPARMWAGRSSAAALVGGTPVLWIAELRGQRGRGFWAKLEGHNPGGIKDRPALHMIRQARCRGELRPGAPIIESTSGTLGLGLALAGIVYGHPVTLVSDPGMEPLMHRLLSAYGTRIETVTYPHLTGGWQEARRERVRDLLRDNPGAYCPDQYHNPDNVSAYDALARELAEQLGHVDVLVCSVGTGGHSAGVYRTLQRLSPGVRLVGVDTIGSTIFGQPARPRLMRGLGSSIYPSNVAYEAFSEVHWVAPAEAVWACRRLAAGRYATGGWSVGAVALVASWLARTEPPDSTIVAVFADGPQRYFDTVFNDAYCARHDLLDREPPPAPARLAHPAEAEAQGWTRCTTVTAPAEAGR; encoded by the coding sequence ATGAACACCACCCATCGGCGTCAGCCTGCCCGCATGTGGGCCGGCCGCTCATCTGCCGCCGCTCTCGTCGGCGGAACGCCCGTCCTGTGGATCGCCGAACTGCGGGGCCAGCGCGGACGCGGCTTCTGGGCCAAGCTCGAAGGCCACAACCCCGGCGGCATCAAAGACCGCCCGGCGCTCCACATGATCCGCCAGGCCCGCTGCCGCGGCGAGCTGCGACCGGGAGCCCCGATCATCGAGTCCACCAGCGGAACGCTCGGCCTCGGTCTCGCACTGGCCGGGATCGTCTACGGGCATCCGGTCACCCTGGTCAGCGACCCAGGCATGGAGCCGCTCATGCACCGGCTGCTCAGCGCGTACGGGACGCGCATCGAGACGGTGACGTATCCGCACCTCACCGGCGGCTGGCAGGAGGCCAGGCGCGAGCGCGTGCGTGATCTCCTCCGGGACAACCCCGGCGCCTACTGTCCGGACCAGTACCACAACCCGGACAACGTCAGCGCCTACGATGCCCTGGCACGCGAGCTGGCCGAGCAGCTCGGCCACGTCGACGTGCTCGTGTGCAGCGTCGGCACGGGCGGACACAGCGCGGGCGTCTACCGAACGCTTCAGCGGCTCAGCCCGGGCGTGCGACTGGTCGGCGTGGACACGATCGGCTCCACGATCTTCGGCCAGCCCGCCCGCCCTCGTCTGATGCGCGGCCTGGGCAGCAGCATCTACCCGAGCAACGTCGCTTACGAAGCTTTCAGCGAGGTCCACTGGGTAGCGCCCGCGGAGGCGGTGTGGGCCTGCCGCCGCCTCGCGGCCGGGCGCTATGCCACGGGCGGCTGGAGCGTGGGCGCCGTCGCGCTGGTCGCCTCCTGGCTCGCCAGAACGGAACCACCTGACAGCACCATCGTCGCGGTCTTTGCCGATGGGCCGCAGCGCTACTTCGACACGGTCTTCAACGACGCCTATTGCGCTCGCCACGACCTCCTGGACCGCGAGCCACCGCCCGCCCCTGCCCGGCTGGCCCATCCGGCAGAGGCGGAGGCGCAAGGCTGGACACGCTGCACCACGGTGACCGCGCCGGCCGAGGCGGGCCGGTGA
- a CDS encoding class I SAM-dependent methyltransferase produces MTATPHGSRDDLYIGPLPWDIGRPQTAFLDLAQTGALRGRVLDVGCGTGEHTLMCAALGLDVTSVDLAPRAISIAQAKARERGLTARFLRHDALRLAELGESFDTVLDSLLFHIFSDGDRASYVDTLRSVTKPGSRLFLLCFSDRQPGAGEYGPRRVTREEIAEAFADGWKVDSIIAAAIDNTVFPDGVLAWLATLSRI; encoded by the coding sequence ATGACAGCTACTCCGCACGGATCGCGAGATGACCTCTACATCGGCCCGCTGCCCTGGGACATCGGCCGCCCGCAAACGGCTTTCCTCGACCTCGCTCAGACCGGCGCCCTCCGGGGCCGGGTGCTGGATGTCGGCTGCGGCACCGGCGAGCACACGCTCATGTGCGCCGCACTCGGCCTCGATGTCACTAGCGTCGACCTCGCTCCCAGAGCGATCAGCATCGCCCAGGCCAAGGCACGGGAGCGGGGGCTGACCGCGCGGTTCCTCCGCCACGACGCGCTGCGGCTGGCCGAGCTCGGGGAGTCGTTCGACACCGTGCTGGACTCTCTGCTGTTCCACATCTTCAGCGACGGCGACCGGGCCTCCTACGTCGACACCCTGCGCTCGGTGACCAAGCCGGGCAGCAGGCTGTTCCTGCTGTGCTTCAGCGACCGGCAGCCGGGCGCGGGTGAGTACGGGCCGCGGCGCGTAACGCGGGAGGAGATCGCGGAAGCGTTCGCCGACGGCTGGAAGGTCGACTCGATCATCGCCGCCGCGATCGACAACACCGTCTTCCCCGACGGCGTTCTGGCCTGGCTCGCCACGCTCAGCCGAATCTGA
- a CDS encoding class I SAM-dependent methyltransferase — MERRRTPRRERLRLTTADQSIAEKLAMGLLDAVVMPLWSFGRDRLVSVLERRHGIHTAGIIPAEELGIADAEQHGYSPAPWSVLRRAIPPEWVRTDDVFIDFGSGMGRIVFQAAAHYPFRRVIGVELSRDLHQIAQANVERNRPRFLCQNVELVNGNVLDYDIPDDVTMAFFFNPFTGQTFDTVIDRLLASVDTNPRWLRIVYLCPVEHERLLATGRVRLVHRVRRPRPGREWSRRASIHLYDVLPARTGETARVDALSSRGH, encoded by the coding sequence ATGGAGCGAAGGCGTACACCTCGTCGAGAACGGCTCAGGCTGACGACGGCCGATCAGTCCATCGCGGAGAAACTCGCCATGGGCCTGCTCGATGCCGTCGTGATGCCGCTGTGGTCCTTCGGCCGCGACAGGCTCGTTTCGGTGCTCGAGCGGCGTCACGGGATCCACACTGCTGGAATCATCCCGGCAGAGGAACTCGGCATCGCCGACGCAGAGCAGCACGGCTACTCGCCGGCCCCTTGGTCGGTGCTGCGCCGTGCCATTCCCCCCGAATGGGTGCGGACCGATGACGTGTTCATCGATTTCGGGTCGGGGATGGGCCGCATCGTCTTCCAGGCCGCCGCGCACTACCCGTTTCGGCGCGTCATAGGCGTCGAACTGAGCCGGGACCTGCACCAGATCGCACAGGCGAACGTCGAACGCAATCGTCCCCGGTTCCTCTGCCAGAACGTCGAGCTGGTGAACGGTAACGTGCTCGACTACGACATTCCCGACGACGTCACGATGGCGTTCTTCTTCAACCCGTTCACCGGGCAGACGTTCGACACGGTCATCGACCGTCTGCTGGCCTCCGTCGACACCAACCCGCGCTGGCTGCGCATCGTCTACCTGTGCCCTGTCGAGCATGAACGCCTGCTGGCCACCGGACGAGTGCGTCTGGTTCACCGGGTGCGTCGGCCGCGCCCGGGACGGGAGTGGTCTCGCAGGGCCTCCATCCATCTCTACGACGTCCTGCCGGCCCGCACCGGCGAGACGGCGCGAGTGGACGCTCTGAGCTCCCGCGGACACTGA
- a CDS encoding LuxR family transcriptional regulator — MTELVRDQLTRAREAGSGRSATTVHGGHDRSLRQTVMALRQGEHMHEHEHPGEVTVHVLRGRVRLVAGPDTWDGLPGDLLVMPERRHRMEAVQDCAFLFSTAR, encoded by the coding sequence TTGACTGAGCTCGTTCGCGACCAGCTCACGCGTGCCCGTGAGGCGGGCAGTGGTCGCAGTGCCACCACTGTCCATGGTGGACACGATCGTTCGCTGCGGCAGACCGTGATGGCGTTGCGGCAGGGCGAGCACATGCACGAACACGAGCATCCTGGCGAGGTCACGGTGCACGTGCTGCGCGGGCGGGTGCGGCTGGTCGCCGGGCCTGACACGTGGGACGGGCTGCCGGGCGATCTGCTGGTCATGCCCGAACGCCGGCATCGTATGGAGGCCGTGCAGGACTGCGCGTTCCTGTTCAGCACCGCACGCTGA
- a CDS encoding VanW family protein — MSVLRSPLMLIPSAVVIVAALAYAVPAIALAGKVPPGTRVDGVDIGGLPPESARTRLEESLNRRLKQPLTLIAANKRKQLTPADLGLGFDAQATVEAAMEGATTPTGIARSLFGSRQIRPVVTVDEQRLAAGLAGLAKSVDRKPAEGGIRYQGLEPRATLPKPGRTLDLDSAARAVRAAFVAGRTSAELDVQVTPPALTAAQIRRVAATTARTAVAAPVTVASGGKEATVSREQLAAGLRFVSDGKGGLRPSFNASEVSAALAKTLVSTAPEDASFKIVNGRPQVVPSRAGRGADVGALGRTISEAVAAGNRRVELPAVARQPRVTTAEAKKLGVKEKVSSFTTQHPCCAPRVTNIHRIADIVDGYVVQPGETFSLNGVVGKRDKARGFVEAPMILNNRFVNDVGGGVSQFATTMFNAVFFGGFEDVQHRAHQYYISRYPAGRESTVSYPQPDFRWRNDSPYGVLIKTSYTDTSITVQFWSTKRYDIESQSSGRYNVKPITSLTDSGPDCIPMGGAEGFAIDVWRIFKKDGKVIRKQRFHTVYDVEPRLTCTKS, encoded by the coding sequence ATGAGCGTCCTGCGCTCGCCGCTCATGCTCATTCCGTCCGCTGTCGTCATCGTCGCGGCGCTCGCCTACGCCGTGCCCGCCATCGCGCTCGCCGGGAAGGTCCCTCCCGGCACCCGGGTAGACGGCGTCGACATCGGCGGGCTGCCACCCGAGTCTGCTCGTACCCGCCTCGAAGAGAGCCTGAACAGGCGGTTGAAGCAGCCATTGACGTTGATCGCGGCCAACAAGCGGAAACAGCTCACGCCCGCGGACCTTGGGCTCGGCTTCGACGCGCAGGCGACGGTCGAGGCAGCGATGGAGGGTGCCACCACGCCGACAGGCATTGCCCGTTCCCTCTTCGGCAGCCGGCAGATCCGTCCCGTGGTCACTGTGGACGAGCAGCGGCTCGCCGCCGGACTCGCCGGCCTGGCCAAGTCCGTGGACAGGAAGCCGGCGGAGGGCGGCATCCGCTACCAGGGACTGGAACCGCGAGCCACACTGCCCAAGCCGGGCCGCACATTGGACCTCGACAGCGCGGCAAGAGCCGTACGGGCTGCCTTCGTCGCCGGCCGTACCTCCGCCGAGCTGGACGTTCAAGTGACGCCACCCGCCCTCACCGCCGCGCAGATCCGGCGCGTCGCCGCCACCACCGCGCGCACGGCGGTCGCGGCTCCTGTAACAGTCGCCAGCGGCGGCAAGGAAGCCACCGTGTCCAGGGAGCAGTTGGCCGCCGGCCTCCGCTTCGTCTCTGACGGCAAGGGCGGTCTGCGGCCCTCCTTCAACGCCTCTGAGGTCAGCGCGGCCCTGGCCAAGACCTTGGTGAGCACTGCGCCGGAGGACGCCTCCTTCAAGATCGTCAACGGCAGGCCTCAGGTCGTCCCCTCACGGGCGGGCCGTGGCGCCGACGTCGGGGCGCTCGGTCGGACGATCAGCGAGGCCGTGGCTGCGGGCAACCGGCGCGTCGAGCTGCCCGCGGTGGCGCGGCAGCCCAGGGTGACCACGGCCGAGGCGAAGAAGCTGGGTGTCAAGGAGAAGGTGAGTTCGTTCACCACCCAGCACCCGTGCTGTGCCCCGCGCGTGACCAACATCCACCGCATCGCCGACATCGTGGACGGCTACGTCGTGCAGCCCGGGGAGACGTTCTCGCTCAACGGCGTGGTTGGCAAGCGGGACAAGGCGCGCGGCTTCGTCGAAGCGCCGATGATCCTCAACAACCGCTTCGTCAACGACGTCGGGGGCGGAGTGTCACAGTTCGCCACCACCATGTTCAACGCCGTCTTCTTCGGCGGCTTCGAAGACGTCCAGCATCGCGCCCACCAGTACTACATCTCCCGCTATCCGGCAGGGCGCGAGTCCACGGTCTCGTATCCCCAGCCGGACTTCCGCTGGCGTAACGACTCGCCGTACGGAGTGCTCATCAAGACGTCGTACACCGACACGTCCATCACCGTGCAGTTCTGGAGCACCAAGCGCTATGACATCGAATCGCAGAGTTCGGGGCGCTACAACGTCAAGCCCATCACCAGCCTTACCGACTCGGGGCCTGACTGCATTCCCATGGGAGGCGCGGAGGGGTTCGCCATCGACGTGTGGCGCATCTTCAAGAAGGACGGGAAGGTCATACGCAAACAGCGGTTCCATACCGTGTACGACGTCGAGCCCCGTCTCACCTGCACGAAGTCCTAG
- a CDS encoding M56 family metallopeptidase: MSTEALLPATLLATVSLLLGWHQPRLHPSWTARLLIALSATTAMTVFGTLGFVILIATAQPPPKGPAQAVLPGHGPIPLPAAVVAAIVMALMAAAIVRLGWHRQRDARHVRALGRGVVADDRPFALAVPGRSGGVVVSTALLGLLSGRELRVVFQHEAAHLRHRHHLYLAISSVAVRIFPPLAYTHRALRFALERWADEDAAEAVGDRALTARTIARVALAHPRPAPGGYPALTDSHVVRRVQALLEETPRDNSLAGPILLSGTWVATGGAVSSALQLHHAAVLLVLF, encoded by the coding sequence ATGAGCACCGAAGCCCTCCTGCCTGCGACGCTGCTGGCGACGGTGAGCCTGCTGTTGGGATGGCACCAGCCGCGCCTGCATCCCTCCTGGACGGCTCGCCTCTTGATCGCGCTGTCCGCGACCACCGCGATGACCGTCTTCGGCACATTGGGCTTCGTGATCCTGATCGCGACGGCGCAACCGCCTCCCAAGGGCCCGGCTCAGGCCGTGCTACCCGGGCATGGCCCGATTCCCCTCCCCGCGGCCGTCGTGGCCGCCATCGTCATGGCGTTGATGGCGGCCGCGATCGTACGGCTGGGCTGGCATCGGCAGCGCGACGCCAGACACGTGCGGGCGCTGGGTCGTGGCGTGGTGGCGGATGACCGGCCGTTCGCTCTGGCGGTCCCGGGCCGCAGCGGAGGCGTCGTGGTCTCCACCGCGCTGCTGGGTCTGCTGTCGGGACGGGAACTGAGGGTCGTCTTCCAACACGAGGCGGCTCACCTCAGACATCGCCATCACCTGTACCTGGCGATCAGCTCGGTGGCCGTCAGGATCTTCCCTCCCCTGGCCTATACGCACCGGGCACTTCGCTTCGCCCTTGAGCGCTGGGCAGACGAGGATGCCGCCGAGGCGGTGGGAGACCGGGCCCTCACAGCGCGCACGATCGCCCGCGTCGCGCTGGCCCATCCCCGCCCGGCGCCCGGGGGCTATCCGGCGCTGACGGATTCCCACGTGGTCCGGCGCGTCCAGGCCCTGCTTGAGGAGACGCCCCGCGACAACAGCCTCGCGGGGCCCATCTTGCTCAGCGGCACATGGGTGGCCACCGGCGGCGCCGTCTCATCGGCCCTGCAACTCCACCACGCCGCCGTGCTGCTCGTCTTGTTCTGA
- a CDS encoding alpha/beta fold hydrolase produces the protein MSMLEVPGARLYYESHGRGPLMLLITGAPGVADVYRAVTQQLAARYTVAIYDRRGFSRSLLEGPQDYDRRLETDADDAHRLIEHLDAGPAIVFGASSGATVALELLARHPSAVRTLIPHEPPAMRLLSDGDKWIGFFSEIYDLYRRSGSEAAMTMFRERTFASSDHQHMANAPRNDANAAYWFEHELRQYPPAPIDVAALAAHADRITPAAGRESRGHPCYEATMELGRRLGRDVVELPGGHIGFLTDTSAFAAELIQSF, from the coding sequence ATGAGCATGCTCGAAGTCCCTGGGGCCCGTCTCTACTACGAGAGCCATGGCCGCGGCCCGCTTATGCTCCTGATCACGGGAGCGCCCGGCGTGGCCGACGTCTACCGGGCGGTCACCCAACAACTGGCCGCCCGATACACCGTCGCCATCTACGATCGCCGAGGTTTCTCCCGCAGCCTTCTCGAGGGTCCGCAGGACTATGACCGCCGCCTCGAAACCGACGCCGACGATGCCCACCGCCTGATCGAGCACCTGGATGCCGGGCCGGCGATCGTCTTCGGCGCCAGCTCCGGAGCGACCGTCGCCCTGGAACTCCTCGCCCGCCACCCCTCCGCCGTCCGCACCCTCATCCCACATGAGCCGCCCGCCATGCGACTGCTCTCCGACGGAGACAAATGGATCGGCTTCTTCTCCGAGATATATGACCTCTATCGGCGCTCAGGATCCGAGGCGGCGATGACGATGTTCAGGGAGCGGACATTCGCGTCCTCGGACCACCAGCACATGGCGAACGCCCCCAGGAACGACGCGAACGCGGCCTATTGGTTCGAGCACGAACTACGCCAATACCCGCCGGCTCCCATCGACGTCGCCGCGCTTGCCGCGCACGCCGACCGCATCACTCCCGCAGCCGGACGCGAATCGCGAGGCCACCCGTGCTACGAGGCGACCATGGAACTGGGGAGGCGCCTGGGCCGCGACGTGGTCGAGCTTCCCGGCGGCCACATCGGCTTCCTCACCGACACGTCGGCGTTCGCCGCCGAACTCATCCAGAGCTTCTAA
- a CDS encoding MFS transporter — protein sequence MKGTVAQVRSFNRPIRLLMVNQLTINIGFYMLMPYLATYLTEDLGLAVWVTGLVLGVRNLSQQGMFLVGGSLADRVGYKPMILAGLVLRTVGFAMLGLVEAVPALIVASALTGLAGALFNPAARAYLAQEAGERKVEAFAVFNVFYQCGILAGPIIGLLLVEAAAFQVTCLVAAGLFAVLAVAQVKALPERRGNAEGGLIKDWREVVSNRPFLLFAMVMTGSYVLNFQIYLSLPIEARQAAGGELGVALLFALSGGVAAFGQVGLTRLVKERWGPEQAMERGLWLMGAGFLPLAVPLPEGAALAAVLVTVVLLTLGTMIVYPFEMTAIARFGGDRLVGTYYGCYNTISGLGIAAGNLGIGAALDAARSLALPALPWWGLLGLGWACAAALYALRRTGRLRVQAAALDGSVRSSG from the coding sequence GTGAAGGGGACGGTCGCGCAGGTACGTTCGTTCAACCGGCCGATCCGGCTGTTGATGGTGAACCAGCTCACCATCAATATCGGCTTCTACATGCTGATGCCTTACCTCGCGACCTACCTGACCGAGGATCTTGGGCTAGCGGTGTGGGTCACGGGCCTCGTCCTCGGCGTGCGGAACCTCAGCCAGCAGGGCATGTTCCTGGTGGGCGGGAGCCTGGCCGACAGGGTGGGATACAAGCCCATGATCCTCGCCGGGTTGGTGCTGCGGACGGTGGGGTTCGCCATGCTCGGGCTGGTCGAGGCCGTGCCCGCGTTGATCGTCGCGTCCGCGCTCACGGGACTGGCGGGGGCGTTGTTCAACCCGGCCGCGCGCGCCTATCTGGCTCAGGAGGCGGGCGAGCGCAAAGTGGAGGCCTTCGCCGTCTTCAACGTGTTCTACCAGTGTGGCATCCTCGCCGGGCCGATCATTGGCCTGCTGCTGGTGGAAGCCGCGGCCTTCCAGGTCACTTGTCTGGTGGCCGCAGGGCTGTTCGCGGTGCTGGCCGTCGCGCAGGTGAAGGCACTGCCCGAGCGGCGGGGCAACGCCGAGGGCGGCCTGATCAAGGATTGGCGGGAGGTTGTGTCCAACAGGCCGTTCCTGCTGTTCGCCATGGTGATGACCGGTTCGTACGTGCTCAACTTCCAGATCTACCTGAGCCTGCCGATCGAGGCGCGCCAGGCTGCGGGCGGGGAGCTGGGGGTCGCCCTGCTGTTCGCGCTCTCTGGCGGCGTGGCGGCGTTCGGGCAGGTGGGCCTTACGCGGTTGGTCAAGGAGCGGTGGGGGCCTGAGCAGGCGATGGAACGCGGCCTGTGGCTCATGGGAGCCGGCTTCCTGCCGCTGGCCGTGCCGCTTCCCGAGGGCGCCGCGCTTGCCGCCGTGTTGGTGACCGTGGTCCTTCTGACGCTGGGAACGATGATCGTCTATCCGTTCGAGATGACCGCGATTGCCAGGTTCGGCGGAGATCGCCTGGTCGGGACCTACTACGGCTGCTACAACACCATCTCGGGGCTGGGCATCGCGGCGGGGAACCTGGGCATCGGCGCCGCCCTCGACGCCGCCCGGTCGCTTGCACTGCCCGCCCTGCCCTGGTGGGGGCTGCTCGGCCTGGGCTGGGCCTGCGCGGCAGCCTTGTACGCGCTGAGGAGAACGGGGAGGTTGCGCGTTCAGGCGGCCGCCTTGGACGGATCCGTTAGAAGCTCTGGATGA
- a CDS encoding BlaI/MecI/CopY family transcriptional regulator produces the protein MEVSRRRLGQLEAEVLAVLAGADDYLSPAELRERLAGTPAHTTVNTVLFRLLDKKMVERLPRGRGFVYRLVADESGLAAERMFAHLRLAHNPSSVLSQFVQGLSASEEAALRAFLDERGEGT, from the coding sequence ATGGAGGTGTCACGCCGCAGACTGGGTCAGTTGGAGGCCGAAGTGCTCGCGGTGCTGGCCGGAGCCGACGACTACCTCTCCCCGGCCGAACTGCGCGAGCGGCTCGCGGGCACGCCGGCACACACCACCGTCAACACGGTTCTGTTCCGGCTCCTGGACAAGAAGATGGTCGAGCGCCTCCCGCGCGGGCGGGGGTTCGTCTACCGACTGGTCGCCGACGAGTCCGGCCTGGCGGCCGAGCGGATGTTCGCCCACCTGCGTCTGGCCCACAATCCCTCCAGCGTGCTCAGCCAGTTCGTTCAAGGACTCAGCGCATCTGAGGAAGCCGCGCTCCGCGCGTTCCTCGACGAGCGCGGAGAAGGCACGTGA
- a CDS encoding DUF2218 domain-containing protein has product MPTTAHVTTERASRYLVQLCRHAAQMGHGFPAHPGRGPHMGGERPKNIKAEWSETDGTITVDGGTCVLHATPETLTLRVEAEDEERLQRIQALVTRNLTRMGRRDDLTVDWTRPDPVPEPVTTVVESVPRRGGRHALLGLVTAAVLAVAVHAGLAAGVLAIPQWAALGLDAILLIVLVKVALIAAPVWRRRRASSRAS; this is encoded by the coding sequence ATGCCAACCACCGCGCACGTCACCACCGAGCGCGCCAGCCGATACCTCGTCCAGCTCTGCCGGCACGCCGCCCAGATGGGCCACGGCTTCCCTGCTCACCCCGGCCGCGGACCCCACATGGGCGGCGAAAGACCCAAGAACATCAAGGCCGAGTGGTCGGAAACCGACGGGACTATCACCGTCGACGGGGGAACCTGCGTCCTGCATGCCACCCCGGAGACGTTGACGCTGCGGGTCGAGGCCGAGGACGAGGAACGGTTGCAGCGCATCCAGGCCCTCGTCACCAGGAACCTCACCAGGATGGGCAGGCGTGATGACCTGACCGTGGACTGGACTCGGCCCGACCCGGTCCCTGAGCCCGTCACGACGGTGGTGGAGTCCGTGCCGCGCCGAGGAGGACGGCACGCCCTGCTCGGCCTGGTGACGGCCGCCGTCCTGGCTGTGGCCGTGCACGCCGGTCTGGCCGCGGGCGTGCTCGCGATCCCGCAATGGGCAGCTCTGGGCCTGGACGCCATTCTGCTGATCGTGCTGGTCAAGGTCGCCCTCATCGCCGCGCCTGTCTGGCGGCGCCGCCGCGCGTCCTCCAGAGCGAGCTGA
- a CDS encoding class I SAM-dependent methyltransferase produces MSGLHKAFFGLLSLAGRRAHGLLLRCYFDIWHLVPDPWNHATSTYERQKYTTTLACVPKGSYLRILDVGCSEGTFTLLASATHPGAETVGVDISRRAIRRAARRARDSGAQVGFVRKDVLNEFFEDHFDLVFCGEVLYYFGRTGRQRDAVVRLVSLVEPGGLLVLTHAADQAQRLHPDFDDHPMLKKVDEVRAEGYTVSVYRHADPDGSRDKRN; encoded by the coding sequence ATGAGCGGGCTGCACAAGGCGTTCTTCGGACTGCTGTCTCTGGCGGGTCGCCGGGCACACGGTCTGCTGCTGCGCTGTTACTTCGACATCTGGCATCTGGTGCCCGACCCGTGGAACCACGCCACCAGCACCTACGAGCGGCAGAAATACACCACCACGCTGGCCTGCGTGCCGAAGGGGAGCTACCTGCGGATCCTGGACGTAGGTTGCAGCGAGGGCACCTTTACTCTGCTCGCCTCGGCCACCCATCCGGGCGCGGAGACCGTCGGCGTGGACATCTCCCGTCGTGCGATACGGCGGGCGGCGCGGCGAGCCCGCGATAGCGGGGCACAGGTCGGCTTCGTCAGGAAAGACGTCCTCAACGAGTTCTTCGAGGACCACTTCGACCTCGTCTTCTGCGGCGAGGTCCTGTACTACTTCGGCAGAACGGGCCGCCAGCGGGATGCCGTGGTGCGCCTGGTGTCGCTCGTCGAGCCCGGCGGGCTGCTGGTCCTCACCCATGCGGCGGACCAGGCACAACGGCTGCATCCCGACTTCGACGACCATCCGATGCTCAAGAAGGTCGACGAAGTCCGCGCCGAGGGTTACACCGTCTCCGTCTACCGTCACGCGGATCCTGACGGCTCCCGCGACAAGCGCAACTGA